The Rhodamnia argentea isolate NSW1041297 chromosome 10, ASM2092103v1, whole genome shotgun sequence sequence AAAGGTGTAATTCGTATAATAGAAAGAGCGCTTCTGACATAATTATGATGTAGAAACAAAGAATGACCATTTTCACAACTTTGTGAAGAATAGATGAATTCAGGTCTTGCTTGTGAGGTGCGGGTGGTGATGATCACCTCAGGGTATGTCATTCAACTAAAGCCAATCATTACGCAGGAAGTCGACAAGCAAAATACTATTGAACATACCTGCAACCCTGTCAGGGATATACCTGAGTGCTGCCCAAGCATGCATGCATGCGCTAGAGAAGCAAAGCACCCAGAACTTGTCAGTAGCATCAACAGCATTGGCTAGATATGACATGTCCAAGGCTGAGGAGTTCAGGTTTCTCTCTGGATGAGGATCACTCTCTCCAAAACCAGGAAGATCATAGGTGACCAAACGGACACCAAACTCTTCCAGCAAAGTTACCTTTATTCCAGGAATACCTTtcataaagaaattttaaaagaagTATATGAAAATTAGTCATTATGCATAAGGGCTTCACAGAAAGCACAAACCAGCAAATGAGATATGATGACAAAGAACCCTGGTTATGTCTACCTGCCAGtctggagaaaagaaaagaatgtggAGTAACCATGGTAAATCTAGCTCTATCAGCAGGTACACCTAGTTCACCATATGCAATATGTCTTCCATCTGGGAGTTGCACACGGATAGCACTTGAAGGATGTTTTTGCACTTTCTTCACATGCGGAGTGAAACTATCGTTAGTCATATTGACACTCAGTGCTGCAGAAAGCCCACAAAACTGTCATCCAGGAGAACTGCAGGTAAtagaaaatagcaaagaagcaGTGCCTCAAAAATCATGTAGTCCCTTTCCAAGAGTATCACTTTACCAGAAGTATATCAGTGATATCCAGCAAACTTGCTGAGgctggaaaattacaaaaagaggATTTCCAGTAGtgacaggaggaggaggagattagTGCTTCACCATTTCCAACACATTCGAAAGAAAGGACTCTTAGTGAAATCTTTATCACTTATAAggtaccttttctttttttgggtcggaccGTATAAAGTTCTTGATATGACCATTCATGTAACTGCCAAAAGGGTTGTTTAATGTTCCCTCAATCTCAGAAGTTGTAACCCACCAAAAGTGTTATGATTCGAAATTATGCTCAGACTATTCATGGCATATATCATTCTTAGAAAGAAAGCTCTGAAGAGATGTGCAGAATGTTGCATGTGCAAGCTCTCCACAGACTGAAGGAGCTTGAGCTCATTATTGTGTGCATGGTAATAAATCGGAACCAATTAATAGCAGCTCGTAATTGCCCACTCAGTCACTTTTTGGGTGGTCTGTCACTCAAAATGCCTCTTTAACCACTGTAAATGTTATTGAACCAGATTGTCGTCTCACAAATGGATGCTATTACAAGTAATGACTACTCAGAAAGGTAATCATTTAACATTCAGGTCTCGTGGACTCTGTATCATCAATGATGACAGTCACATTGTTAATGGTTTTGCAATCGTCCCAGTTATGCTATTGgacaaataaaaagaagaagaaaaagagtcCCAAAGAAGCTTTCTGGCGTATATTGGCAAAATCACCCAGCCATTGCATGTACCCAAGGAATGAGCTTCCTAGGTTAGTACCTTTGGAAACAAGTTACTTTTGGACATTTCCTTAATGGAACACACCGATGACCAATACCCAACCTTATGATGAACATGACTGAAAACTTGAATCATGTGCAATCCACTACTTTAGAGAGTTATAGTAAGGTATCAATAAGGTTAGATGATGTTCCTGCGACTAGAAGATCTCCACCTCCAGCTAACCCAAAGATTTGACGGACCAAAACTCTATTTGAATGTTCAAATGCTTCCTTtggccaaaaatgaaaaaaaaaaaaaaaacaaaatacataTGCTTCACACGCAAAACCCATTATCTTGCTCCACAGCAAGATAAATAATGCTGCATagacaatttttcaaattcaGTAGGAGAAAATCGGGCATCAATTTTCATATTACCAAATAAGAGTAGTAAAGCCAACAAAAACATAGTTACGGTGATTGCCACGTGATCTTGCCAGAATAACTGCAATCAAGATGTAATCTACGGAGGGTAAATAAAAGCAGCACTCTTATACTCAAAGTTCCTACTGAACAGCAGGAAGGATGACAACTTTTAATCAATTCAGGAATGCCGCATAAGAAAGTGAGCCAACTCGAAGAAATAAACATCGAATACCTGCTAGAGCGAGTATAAAGACAAACAGTATCACCGGCCACACTAGAACCGGATCTCTATCCTCCGGcaagtactcattcaaaaaCTTCAATCTACCCAAAACCTTCGCGCATGGCTTGCCAACCTTTTGAACCACAAAGGAGTCCTCAGTGATCAAGCTCTGTTGCACAATGTCCTTGAATCCTTTCCCTAATTCCCACAGCATTTCGCCCCACGCCCTCAAGAACTCCTTCGTCTGGTCCTTGAAGCTCTCCGATCGAGCCGACTCATCAGTCGCCGGTGGTTCAAACTCCGCCACCTTCCTCCGATCAAACGACCCAGCAGAGACCGCGAAGGGATCATTACCGTACCGAATCACGCTTTCGTCTAGCAAACTCGCAGGCTCCTCCGGCCAGGAGTGGGCCGAAGACGACTTCATTTCCGCCATCGCCGCCGAGAACAAGCACACTGCCTCAGAAACTCGGCCACTTCAAAAACTCATCGTCGTCGCAGCGACCGAGAGATGGACTCGATCCAAGCGTCGCTTCCACTCAATAACCTACACATCACGCAAAGTAAATGTGACAGAGAAAGAGACGAAGACATGTGTAACCATCGCTTTTTCCgcgcagagagagggagagggagagagagagagagagagacgtctTATAATAATAGTTCAGTGACGAGCCAGAGGAGACTTTACAGGCGTGACATTGAAGCGAAGGTCTCTCACTTTAATAGTCAAAAAGGCAAAACCCTAACGGACCACCATTGAAGACGATTGTAAACCACCCAAACAGAGAAGCGCctccagaaagaaaaaaaaaaaaaaacggaacgAACGAGAAGAATCCAAAAGAAGCCATAGCTCAGAGCTGTGGTTAATCTTTCGCTTTCCTGCACGTACCGCCATCGATGCTGACGCTGAAACCGTTGGTTCGccattgtttctttcttctctctgaTTTTGACACTCACTCACAGTCACCGAAacttcctctcctcctccagTACTGTTTACCTCAGCGAACCTCTGTTTTTTTTCGCTTCGCTCcgcggggaagagagagagagagacgtggaGGTGAGGTGAAGGCAAATACAGGCCGTGCGATCATTTCGTCCCCAAATGGACGGTACGCCGCTTTCCACGTCATCCTGGGACGTGATGATGACGAGAGATGAGACTGgcattctcttttctttctatttttttttttcttgggcaaATTGGCTTGTTTTTTCAATAAGCTGAtggataatataaaaatatcataatttacCGAAGATaagatttttaatcaaaataacataaaataaaataaataaaaaaactccaCATAATATCTTGTATCTGACGTACGATATGAAATTTACCtaacttgcaaaaaaatatatgaaagtaCCAAACGAATTTCATATAAATTTAGACATCCTTGAGAAGATGTATGAACTCATAAATTGGCTGTTCTCTTATACTCATTTTGTTGGGATATTTGTGATTTAGGCACATGAGATTTTAAATTGTGCAAATGATTTCGAGGAAAATTACCGCaaaagttataaacattttgcaattgcgTCAATTCgcttctaaatattttttttatatcaattgagtcttaaatattaTGCATTTGTGCCGATTCGATCGATTCGATCAATTTTTactggaaatcaccgacgtggatattgGCTGTCCTATGTGACACGATCGGCGCTACGTGAACTATtgttaataacattttaatactttttggaatctttgctttttgttgtttttctttattctctTTTGGGCTAAGGGTCGGCTAGGATCGCCGGCCGACCCTCGCCTGATTCGTGCGTCGCGGCCTCACCCTGTTCTTTTTTCCCGAGGTCTAAAGCTTGCAACGATATTGTCTGCCAATGTCAAATTGATAGGTCTAGGCTGCTCTTTCCAAGTCAATGTCGATACTTAATGCCAGATTGGGGGTACCAGTAGACAAATTTCCATGTGGAATCGTGGACCTATCAATTGGTGATGCATTCTTCTATTCTCTTTTGGGCTGAACACTCCCAAAGGGTGTGCTGCTCTGTTTGCACGAATATAATAACGGCAGCTCTCTATAGCATTTGAGCTGCCTGTTTATATCAAGGATATATGCATTGGAAgtgctaaaatttatcacagaagtacaattgagtccttaaaacttttagaaagtacaatcaagttttACAAATTATagcgaaagtgcaatcgagtattaaaactttcaaaatatgcaatcaagtcttaaaacttatcatgaaaagtgcaattgaatccagaaactttcaaaaaaatacaatcaagtatTTTcgttaattgtactttttaaaaattttatgactcaattacactttcgtcacaaattttagGATATCTAATGCACTTATCCCAATTGAATTGAGTCTAGCTACAGATTGAACCCCAATCATTGCATTTAGGACATGTTAACTTACAATTCGGGCATGGTCCAACGGTTGCGCTTCTGGCCTAGGTTGTTGGTAACACGGTAGTCCGTCCATGGGACAACCTTGATCAATAGACACTAAATAAGATCACATGAGGTAAGTCTTTGTCTGGACTTGGGTCACTTGAGCTTCGTTAGTGCTAGTGCCCTTGATCAATAGCtatcatatttttttgtttttatttatggaCCTTAGTTCAAACAAGAGTTCTATCAATAGAGTGCTCATAACAAAAGAACTATGAGAGAGTGATTAGATAGTCTAACACTTCTTGTCCCTGCAAGGAAAATGACTTAAATGGTCGGCCCAACATTCATTCCCTCTCCGCGACCTAAGGAAGGTGGTCGAGGGGTCTTATGCATTCGTGTCATCTATGTCAGCCATTCTTGTAGCATAATTCTCATTCACTAAGTCTGcttaatcaatttgaaattgacaaattcaCATCGCTTTTGTTGTCTGACGAATCTTGTAGAAGTAAGTTCTGCCCAAAAGATCCCGGTGGATAGTGATGGGAAACTAGAAAGATTAGCGTGTTGGAAAACTAAAAGTCTCTGGATCAAACGTACTTGTGAGTTAGTTTAACATCTTTCAAGAGTAGGGACTTAGATCATCATTGCACCTTCATGCCTAGCCATTTCCCAACAAATATTCAAATAGACTGACATCATTCGCGCTAGAAACAATATTTTATGTGTCAATCACATGATTGACCCATAATATAATTGACAAATCACTTTTGTTGTGAATATGCTTATCATCCTATATGGTGCTTAAATTTTGAATGACCCATTTTATTAACTTGTAACACCACGTGTCACTGTCACCGATATGATCGACATAACATAGCCATCACATGAAAAATATCTCTATTCAAATACAACTTGATTGACTTTGAAGAACCTTTTCggttttcattttcatggatAAATTACTACTtgttcggtaaaaaaaaaatttgaagttctcTCTAAGTTCAAtgtaaaaaaatacaaacacaataaaaattataaaaggcccttttttatgatttgaaaaatgtttttactGGGCGCCcggtttatatatatatggactCTGATCGTTCCCAAActaaaagtgagaaaaaaaaatccaggaAACTTAAGCTGCTCTTAGAAACCAAACAGATCATAGCCATTTCTACTCAGTTATCGTCATTTTTATGCATTATACCCGTGGCTGCTAGCGTACTACATCCATACACATATAGTATTGATTCTGGTCAGTGAATGTATCAAGAAGCCGGAAAGAAACCATAGGAAAGAGCCGCCCATAATTGATCCCATATCAGGAAGCCTTTAGACAATCGACGCCATATAATCAAAGACAAATTGAAATATTCTCCAATCACTGTAGTTTCTCTCTCCAAGCTTGCAGAATATGGAAGAACTCATCAGCATCGGGCAAAAGAAATTTGCATCTTTTGCGTTCGCCAATTGAATATATCAGCAGGTGTAGAGAAAGAACCACACATGAGTGCCTCCAGAAAACCTTCACGTCCGTTCGACAACTTAACTGTTCTCTTTCGAAATATCACCAGGCGAAGACAGGGTGGCCGCCCTCTTTTCGACCTCCACTATCTGCAGTCCAGCCGAGACATCATTGGAACTGTCCCTGTTATGTAAAGAATCTACCACGGAGAACGGTATTCTTGTATTGGCGATGATGTCGGTTGTGCTCGAGTTAGACGGAAAAAGGTCTGAATTGAGAACCTCAACTTGGCCGCTGACAGAACACGGGTTCTCAGAAACATGGTTAGAAGGTGAGGGAGAAAAAATCACAAGTTTCTCCATTGCCAACTCCTTCACTTGTCCGAACAAATCATCTTGATCTTCAGAATATGCTTTGCTTCCTATGTTGGTCAAGACTTcatcactaaaaaatttcagtCCTTCACCAGTAGAAGGGGTTTTCAAAGTCTCCCCATTGGAAACAGACTTGATTTCTTGACTTCCATTGGCATATTGCCCCATTATACCGGAATCCGTATGCTGTACAGATGCATCACATTCTTTAGCTTCATCCTCTGCCTTCACTGgacttttctccccacatttAGGAGATACGTTGCTCTGAACTTTTGGAGATAGGCCGGAAGAATGTTTGAGGTTCCTAGAAACCCTACGGACCCCCATTGCAGGAGATTCCTTAAGCGATTTAGGTGTCACATCAGTGGCAAATTCCTTACCATCAGCCTTTGTCCTCCTGATTGGCATGGTAGTTGTTTCAGATTGGATCTTTCCAAGCATTCCCCTCTTCAGTGCCCCACTCAAGTTAACACTATCCACTGTAGTCTTTTTGAGGACACCAGAACCAACAGGATGAGACTGCTTATTTCCATTAGGGGTACGACCTGATTTCGTCTGCATAACGAAGAAATTGCAGAACAATCAGACTCAGCACTGGTTCAACTCACTTTAAAAACGTACAATTTACAAAGAGAAAGACTACACATACCCCATCAAAGAAGCCAATTTTGGGGGATGGCATTCGGAGACCAGAGGGTTTCATGGAGCTTGGTAGAAGGGCTCCTCCTGCTGAGGCATTCTTTTGAGCAGGGACCATAGAACCTTGAGTTTCATGTCTAAGAAAGTACTTGTCATGTGAACTTTTCTGAAGATCAAAAACTTCAGGTGGATCTCCATCTGCAGTGCCCAATCTGCGTGAGCTGGGTTCCAAGCTAGTGCTAGAGCTGTTTGACCTTTGATTGACTGTggaagtggaagaagaagattccACTGACCATTCACTGATGGAACTGGCAGGTGATAAGCTAGAGGAAAGCTTCGATGCAGACATCACATAAGCTGAGAGATGAGATGCTCCAGAGTCGGGGCCTTTTGATGGGGTTTTCTTACTTGAACCAGTGGAAGGTAAATTAGCGGTTCGAGCCTCGATGCTTTTCCTGTTAGACTTCGCCACTGATTTTCCTATCTTGTTGGATGAGAAACTGCCTGAACTATCCATCGACGAACAAGAAGACTCTGGCTCCTTCTTTGTGGTCGTTGAACCTAAAGAAGATCTAGAAGAGGATGAAAGCCTAGGAATAATATGCCGAGGACCACTCATGGCACGTAATCTAGATGCTGAAGGCCCTCTACCTGGAAAATGATAGAATGAACTCAAATATACAGAAAAGGAGTGAAACCAATATTCTGTAAAACTCGTACCTAACGAACAGGTGTCAATCCACTTACCAGTATGTTCTGCCGCACTCTTTTCCGCTCTCAGACATTTAGCACCCACGGAATCCCTCTTTGTGGATGTTGATAACGAATTAACAGTACCCAGTCTAAGTGGCTTGGAAGGAAATGAAGCTGAACCTCCAATTGCAGCAGAATGTTTCCCCTAAAAAAGATCAATCATATAACTACCGAGACAAATTTGAGTGCTTTCACTAGTATGTTAACAGCATGCATACATACATCCATACAtagatacatatatatatatatatatatatatatatatatatcttgtgCCCTGTGCATTTGACAAGATGAAAAGAGTTTAAAAAAGATGGCTCGATTGATAAATATATATTCCTGGAAATAAACAGGTCAATACTTGCAATGACTGTAACCCAAATTACTCTAAGTGAAGCTGGAAACTTTTCAATCGGCATATTTCAATGACAAAATGCAGAATGAATTTTTATATGTAGGAACATACCTGTAAGACCTGTGGACGAACAGGAAGCTGCTTTGCTGTTTTCCCCAGGGCTAAACTTGGTTTCTTAGGAGCAGGCTTGGGTCTCGACTGCAACACAACACAGACAATTGAGAATTGATGAAATTAAAGTCCATTATTCAATACAAGAAGCATTCTCCACACATTACCTGACTATAAGAACCAACATCTGCCTTCTTTGAAGCTGGAACTACAAAAATCAAGGTACTGTGAGGAACTACATCAACAAGAGTTTGTTCACCCCACAACAAAATAGCTCCTCCAGCCAACTAAAACTGATTAAAAAGCAGAGGCTTTGTATGAGACAATTCTAGAGAAACAAGATTTTACCTCAATATAGAAAAGTTAATTTGGAAATGCATAAATGCATGAAAGACCAACATACCAGTCCTCTTCCTGACACGCCATCTAATGCTAGAATGACTCCAACACAGTCATCCATGAACAAAAATCAACAACCAATCCATCATTTTCAAAACTACACTTAAAACCAAATGATTCATTTACATGGCAAATTGAtaccaaaaaatttaatttccacATGTTCCATTTAAATTCTCCAAGACCTCTGCGGGCAATATGCCTGTTGGCCTATTCTTTGGATGCAGATTTGCTTGTTCAGTTGATTGGACAAAAAGCATATAAGGGGCTAGAGCAAATCATGTACTAGAGCATGAATTAAACTATGCTGAAGGATTGCGATGTTCTGCTTATTTAGCATGTGAAGAGATCTTGTCCAATGATGCTAAATGCAATGCAAACAATGTGTATtggaagtaaaagtagaaaccGACATCCAAATGCGATGTTGCGGCGCCTTTTTTGAAAACCTTTTGTCGAGTAAGCAAACAGAGTGAGTGCAAAAGTGACGGGAGTGGGCACTTTCCTAGTGGAGAATTTTCATCACCAATTGCATCCTTTCCCACTTAGGACAGTTAGGGGAAATAGGGATATTCTATTTCTTCTACGGTGAGTCAAGGAACCATGGAAGTCAACCGAGGCAgatatctataaaaaaatttctttcttcagTGGGCCGACTTCCACTAGGTTGGTCAAGCCTCTGAAAGGAGTTCTCAACTGGTGACTATTTTGAGATGGGTCCATTTCTTATAGAGTAACATCACAAGTCCTCTCCTGTCTGATGTGGGGCTTAAGGTGTTACACTCGAATTCCATCAAATGTGTAATCATGAGGAGTCCAGGAGGTGCCAATACCAACTAATTAGGACATTCCAGCTGGTGAGCTAAAGTGAACAGATAATACAGCTCCACACACAAAAATACAACCCAATTACTTTAAACATAAATAGACTACAAAAGACTCTGCTTTTAGTACATGAGATGGGGACAAGTAAGGATGATAAAACAAGAACGACGGTCTAATGTTAACAAAAGACTAGAGAGCTGCTCCTTTAATTGTGTTCAACCCTTGGTCTCTAAAgcataaatattttcttgtttcgaAGGACAGTCATCAACGACCCTTATAAGAAAGCAGCAAAAGACTTACACTGAGAAGTCGTTTTATCAGACAGCAGTGCTCCTGTTTTGCTAACTGAACTTTCCTTCTTGGATACTTTGCTTGATTTCTGAATTGAAGCTCTTATGTCTTCAAATAAGTCGGCCTCAAGACTTGCTAATGACAAACAATCACCTTCTAAGGTAGACATTGAATCTGATGATCTGTGTATCTCCTCTTGAATACAGGGTAGCAcatgcttttctttcttctccactCCTTCTATCAAGCTAGTTATCTCTTCAGGTTCTAAAAATCCTAGAATTTGCAGAAAGGAAGAACATTTGACTTGAGTTCATGATGAAGTTATGTCCTTATTTTGGAAGGGAAAACAGTTCCTATCCTTTTCTATGCCAAAAAGTTACCTGCACTGGTGAAAAAAGCACTATCCCAGGCCAAACTATTGCGCAGGTTATACTTGCCATTTTTTCCCGTTCCTTCCGGTTCACAAGATTGAACCAGTTGATGGACTCCTGGTTGGTCCACAGCTGCAAAGGACTCTAGAATGTTATCGACTCCCTCGAAAGTCACAGCCTCCTCAAGCTCCAAGCTTTGATGAACCACCTGATTTCCTGAGCTCATGCGCACCAAATTCAGTTAAGTTTTAAGAAAGATATCAGCATTTTGCAATGCTAAACATAAAGAACAATCAAGTTCAATGCAATCAGAATACGAGAAGGGAAGAAACAATTGCATCACTGCTTCTTTGCCCAATAATGCATCTAATGCCAGGTACCAGAGCTAGAAACTTTGGCTAGAGAGGAGTGTTACTTATGGGCTGGTTATCCATCCACCTACATTGTGATTGCCCGAAACAACTTCGCAGCAGATGAACTATTAACTGGCTCAATTCACTGAAGTGATCAAGAACAAAGAGAACCACCCAAGATACCctttgtctattttatttttttaaatcagacTGAAGGCAGCTTTTAAGGGTTCCTGCAAATGGATAAGTCGTAACCAGAGCAAAACAATACGTTCTTCTCCATACCATTAGAAAGGAAATGATAagaatctctcttttttttttttttttttttttgctttttcaacgAGAAGCCAATATCTGTAGCATTCCTCTCGGCCCTCGCACCAAGTGATAAACCAGGTCAAGACAAGCCACAAAtccaaagaacaagaagaaaagaaggaaacagTAGAAGTAACACAAGTGCTTGGAAGACACAATACGACGCATGATCCTTGTAACCCCCCAACCAACATCGCTCATACTATAGTTCGCATACCCAAGCGCAAAATTGGGCCCAAAAAAGTAGGGCAAAATCAAACCCTCTATCCTGGAAAAAAAAGCACAATTTCCAAAGtgagaagaaatcaaaaggagAACCTGAAGGTTGGGGGTCGCGAGAGGAATCGAGGAGGCAATCGTCCTCGAACGAGACGTCGATGAGACTGAGCCGCTTGTCCTGGACTTCGGAATCGGCCATCCCGGCGGATCCAGGAGCGGATCTGAGAGAATCGAGAAGCGGATCGAGGGTTGGACGGCGCTTCGGTTGATCGGAGAAGGCGGAAGACGGATTGGAATCGGAGGCGATCGGGGGAAGAGGAACGGTCACTCGCTACGCtacttctttcttttggttGCTTTTTCCGCTTTGAGAGggaattttttgaacttttggagAAGCGGCGGTTTCCTTcaaaatttaatattaaaagaaaaggcTCAAATTTAATTCACGGAGCGCCTTTcgcttttttttattagcttCGCTCGGCTCGTCCGTATGAATTGACTATAACGCCACTACGTACAGTGGCGATGAAAAATCCCAATGGAAAtaatcaataatttaaaaaaaaattatcttaaaaatgatcgtttgtccTTATATATCTTGAAATAAATAACTAATGAAAAATCGTCTTCGTTATCGCCTAGCAGTTTATATCTAAACACTGTTTTATATACGATAAAAATAATTTCCgttcattcctttttttatagGCGGTTGTTTTTTAAAACGATCTTTTTATCTCATTTATTCCATGCGAAATGAATATTTCACAATGTTAGGTGTGGATCAATGCCGTTGCATGTTTGGTTTGAAGAGCTTTCCGTTCCTACTTTCCTATGCTTGGTACAAATATAAGAGGTGGAATAATGATCCCTCCACCTcattttcttagacaaagaaTTTCTTTAAATACTAATTAGTCTGAATCTAAATGAATAATAATTAAGTATGCTATTCGCTATTTTTACggttaataaattataattaacAAAAATACCATTAATCATAACTGAATAATTATTTTGAGTTACAGTTAACACAAATCAATTATCAAACACGTTAGAAATATTTAAATGCTGAATCATATATCTATCTAACAAGTTTAGTTTTCAGAATAGTTAGTAATGGTCTTACAAAATCTCCCATGGTATCAGAGTGGGATGCCCTcaattcaaatctttttagCCCCCTATTTGTCTCCACTTTAATCTTAGACCAAAGTTCAACCTACGTGAAAAGGTGCCACAATATTTCCTCAATCTCGCACCTTAAGAATCTCACATTCTAAATTACATTAAAGCCACAAAcacacccacaaaaaaaaaaaaaactcaaaccatACTCATAGTGACTCATTTTCCCTAAACATGCTTTTGTgatatcaaaaatctcaaatttgtaccTACAAGATACATTTACCCTTCGTCAAAGGTTCCATTACATACAGAGACAAGGTTCCATTAGATGATTTCCCAATCAAAATAACCTCGTTTCAAATTTCACTCAAGTTACGTGGGTGTCAGTCATGTCAACAAATTTGAActtgcaaaattaaaaataaatgcatagcaTGATTATCATTGAATGATAATgccaatttatattcaaaaagTTTCAATTATGATTctattcaaatataatttatgTTACATTCTTGTACATATTTCGATATATTAAATTCTATTTAATGCAACAACAAGGTAAATTAAGTTTGTCAGAAAATTCCCTTATCGTTCCATTTCCCACTGCTTTTTCCCTTACaaccaaacacaaaaaagagaaaattgtccaTTCCATTCCTACAATTCATCAAACAAAGATAttgaaatcatcaatcaattctactccATTCCTTTTCCATTCCATCAGCCCTAATAAACGCATTATAAGTTTTCtagtttttctttaattttgctAATAACGTAAGTAAAGGTCGACAATAACTCGTCCATGCTGCGCGTGCGCGATTAGTGGTTCACGCAATAATACATCGATGAGTGAAATATTCGTACacaaaattttagaaagaaacaaaaacgagcacacataaaaaaaaaaaagtggaattcAAGAAGCGGAACTTCAACAAGTAAAACGTGAAGGGTGATATGGTCATTTTATGAGAAAGCGCTACTTAGATCTCTAGAATAGATATGAAATATTTTGGGCCGAGTTCCAATTTTTCCCGAAGttctttttgtcaaaaaacaagaaaaagtccTCAACTTTTACTATCAAATTTGCCCACGTGTCAAAACGTCACCATTGATTTTTTCAAGATTATCAATATCATAAGGTTGTTGTTGTTCGATATGAAAGTGATGGCGTTGATTAAGACGCAGGTTCTGATAAAGAACTTTTAACTTGCCCTaatattgataattttgaataaaatagTAGTGATTTTTAGATGCACGTAGAACTGGGATTAGAGTGAAAGtttgggatttcttttttagacaaataaaaaagtCGAGGCGGAATTGAGATAAAAtttaa is a genomic window containing:
- the LOC115735170 gene encoding serine-rich adhesin for platelets-like isoform X1 translates to MADSEVQDKRLSLIDVSFEDDCLLDSSRDPQPSGNQVVHQSLELEEAVTFEGVDNILESFAAVDQPGVHQLVQSCEPEGTGKNGKYNLRNSLAWDSAFFTSAGFLEPEEITSLIEGVEKKEKHVLPCIQEEIHRSSDSMSTLEGDCLSLASLEADLFEDIRASIQKSSKVSKKESSVSKTGALLSDKTTSQFPASKKADVGSYSQSRPKPAPKKPSLALGKTAKQLPVRPQVLQGKHSAAIGGSASFPSKPLRLGTVNSLSTSTKRDSVGAKCLRAEKSAAEHTGKWIDTCSLGRGPSASRLRAMSGPRHIIPRLSSSSRSSLGSTTTKKEPESSCSSMDSSGSFSSNKIGKSVAKSNRKSIEARTANLPSTGSSKKTPSKGPDSGASHLSAYVMSASKLSSSLSPASSISEWSVESSSSTSTVNQRSNSSSTSLEPSSRRLGTADGDPPEVFDLQKSSHDKYFLRHETQGSMVPAQKNASAGGALLPSSMKPSGLRMPSPKIGFFDGTKSGRTPNGNKQSHPVGSGVLKKTTVDSVNLSGALKRGMLGKIQSETTTMPIRRTKADGKEFATDVTPKSLKESPAMGVRRVSRNLKHSSGLSPKVQSNVSPKCGEKSPVKAEDEAKECDASVQHTDSGIMGQYANGSQEIKSVSNGETLKTPSTGEGLKFFSDEVLTNIGSKAYSEDQDDLFGQVKELAMEKLVIFSPSPSNHVSENPCSVSGQVEVLNSDLFPSNSSTTDIIANTRIPFSVVDSLHNRDSSNDVSAGLQIVEVEKRAATLSSPGDISKENS
- the LOC115735126 gene encoding uncharacterized protein LOC115735126, giving the protein MAEMKSSSAHSWPEEPASLLDESVIRYGNDPFAVSAGSFDRRKVAEFEPPATDESARSESFKDQTKEFLRAWGEMLWELGKGFKDIVQQSLITEDSFVVQKVGKPCAKVLGRLKFLNEYLPEDRDPVLVWPVILFVFILALAALSVNMTNDSFTPHVKKVQKHPSSAIRVQLPDGRHIAYGELGVPADRARFTMVTPHSFLFSRLAGIPGIKVTLLEEFGVRLVTYDLPGFGESDPHPERNLNSSALDMSYLANAVDATDKFWVLCFSSACMHAWAALRYIPDRVAGAAMVAPMINPYEPRMTKDESSRTWAKWVRRRKLTYGLAQRFPKLLSILFQRKYFSGIHGSISDWLSISMAKKDEALIQQPQFEEFWHRNVEESIRQGDASPFTEEFVLQVSKWSFSLADLQVQKKCKHKGILPWLKSMYSQADCELTGFLGPIHLWQGMDDEVVPPSMADCISRLLPQATIHRLPDEGHFSFYFFCDDCHRKMFSTLLGVPQGPLDKKVEVDITEEPLMVNPALE
- the LOC115735170 gene encoding serine-rich adhesin for platelets-like isoform X2, producing MADSEVQDKRLSLIDVSFEDDCLLDSSRDPQPSGNQVVHQSLELEEAVTFEGVDNILESFAAVDQPGVHQLVQSCEPEGTGKNGKYNLRNSLAWDSAFFTSAGFLEPEEITSLIEGVEKKEKHVLPCIQEEIHRSSDSMSTLEGDCLSLASLEADLFEDIRASIQKSSKVSKKESSVSKTGALLSDKTTSQFPASKKADVGSYSQSRPKPAPKKPSLALGKTAKQLPVRPQVLQGKHSAAIGGSASFPSKPLRLGTVNSLSTSTKRDSVGAKCLRAEKSAAEHTGRGPSASRLRAMSGPRHIIPRLSSSSRSSLGSTTTKKEPESSCSSMDSSGSFSSNKIGKSVAKSNRKSIEARTANLPSTGSSKKTPSKGPDSGASHLSAYVMSASKLSSSLSPASSISEWSVESSSSTSTVNQRSNSSSTSLEPSSRRLGTADGDPPEVFDLQKSSHDKYFLRHETQGSMVPAQKNASAGGALLPSSMKPSGLRMPSPKIGFFDGTKSGRTPNGNKQSHPVGSGVLKKTTVDSVNLSGALKRGMLGKIQSETTTMPIRRTKADGKEFATDVTPKSLKESPAMGVRRVSRNLKHSSGLSPKVQSNVSPKCGEKSPVKAEDEAKECDASVQHTDSGIMGQYANGSQEIKSVSNGETLKTPSTGEGLKFFSDEVLTNIGSKAYSEDQDDLFGQVKELAMEKLVIFSPSPSNHVSENPCSVSGQVEVLNSDLFPSNSSTTDIIANTRIPFSVVDSLHNRDSSNDVSAGLQIVEVEKRAATLSSPGDISKENS